The Spirochaetota bacterium genomic sequence GAGCTTATGTGCTATACATATTACTATTTATTTGGAATAGACATATCGGTTATAAGGTATTTTACCGTATATGGTCCAGCTGGTAGGCCTGACATGAGTATTTTCAGGTTTATAAAATGGATTGATGAGGGAAAAACAATAGAACTTTTTGGAGATGGAACACAGAGTCGAGACTTTACTTATGTAGATGACATAGCAGAAGGCACGATTAAATCCTTAAAGAAAGTAGGTTATGAAATAATAAATATTGGTGGAGGCAAAAATCCCAAATCGATAAATTATGTAATAAGTAAATTAGAAGAATACATTGGGAAAGAATCATATATTGAATATAAACCTTTTCACAAGGCAGACATGAAGGCAACTTGGGCGAGAATAAACAAAGCATGGGATTTATTAGAATGGAGGCCTGAGGTTGGATTAGATGAGGGGCTCAAAAGAACAGTTAATTGGTATATTAATAATAAAAAATGGCTAAAGGATATTATAATTTAATAATCTGAAGTATGTCCAGAAGCGATAAGTTTGCCAAGTTTATCCAAAAAGTAATCAATCCTAATAATCAAGCTAACTTACACATTAACTATACAATCGATTCACTATTAAATTAATGAAAAAGCCCGAGTAAATTACTCGGGCTTTTTATAATATGGTCAAGCCACACGACTGATTAGTACTAGTCGGCTGAACACATTACTGTGCTTACACCTCTAGCCTATCAACCTCGTAGTCTTCGAGGAGTCTTCAGTGGCTTAAAAGCCAGGGGAAATCCAATCTTGGAGTAGGCTTCCCGCTTAGATGCTTTCAGCGGTTATCCCTTCCGAACATAGCTACCCAGCGATGCCGCTGGCACGACAACTGGTACACCAGAGGTTCGTCCATCCCGGTCCTCTCGTACTAGGGACAGATCTCCTCAAATTTCCAACGCCTGCAGAGGATAGGGACCGAACTGTCTCACGACGTTCTGAACCCAGCTCGCGTTCCGCTTTAATCGGCGAACAGCCGAACCCTTGGGACCTTCTCCAGCCC encodes the following:
- a CDS encoding GDP-mannose 4,6-dehydratase, yielding MSLLLITGVAGFIGWKTAQKLLDEGNEIIGIDNVNDYYDVRLKSYRLNELKKNKNFRFLQLDIENIEDMEPLFHNNGIDAVINLAARAGVRYSMENPHVYMSTNAQGTLNLLELMRKYNIMKMVLASTSSLYAGQEMPFSEELPVNTPISPYAASKKAAELMCYTYYYLFGIDISVIRYFTVYGPAGRPDMSIFRFIKWIDEGKTIELFGDGTQSRDFTYVDDIAEGTIKSLKKVGYEIINIGGGKNPKSINYVISKLEEYIGKESYIEYKPFHKADMKATWARINKAWDLLEWRPEVGLDEGLKRTVNWYINNKKWLKDIII